The following are encoded together in the Brassica napus cultivar Da-Ae chromosome A9, Da-Ae, whole genome shotgun sequence genome:
- the BNAA09G38400D gene encoding uncharacterized protein BNAA09G38400D, producing the protein MPTPTSLIMGKMIITLTLSERMPSVTTASYAEAKTVVFWDVDECPIPEDLDPQSVYQNIRTALANKGYHGEVTIMAFGDRNQIPGYYESAGIQIFPKGDKYERIGQMQLEFFGWMRDNSCEYTNMMVVTRSAMELVSYLEYRNTHHNILFANPLNPQTKACGCKFGARQEDPSAETWVWETLALGGDPSIRTVEEPCRYREEGGGDVKDSVSP; encoded by the exons ATGCCTACCCCGACTAGCTTGATCATGGGAAAGATGATTATCACCCTGACTTTGAGCGAAAGAATGCCTTCCGTAACCACCGCATCATACGCTG AGGCTAAGACAGTAGTCTTCTGGGACGTGGACGAGTGCCCAATCCCGGAAGATCTCGACCCTCAATCTGTTTACCAGAACATCAGAACAGCACTAGCGAACAAAGGTTACCACGGCGAGGTGACAATCATGGCGTTTGGTGACAGGAACCAGATCCCTGGTTACTACGAATCTGCCGGAATCCAAATCTTTCCCAAAG GAGATAAGTATGAGAGGATTGGTCAGATGCAGTTAGAGTTTTTCGGGTGGATGAGGGATAATAGTTGTGAGTACACCAACATGATGGTGGTGACACGATCCGCAATGGAGTTGGTTTCTTATCTCGAGTATAGAAACACGCACCACAACATTCTCTTCGCGAATCCTCTGAACCCGCAAACGAAGGCTTGCGGCTGCAAATTCGGAGCTAGGCAAGAGGATCCTAGCGCTGAGACATGGGTCTGGGAAACCCTAGCTCTTGGAGGAGACCCCAGCATCAGAACAGTAGAAGAGCCTTGCAGGTACAGAGAGGAGGGTGGTGGTGATGTTAAGGATTCTGTTTCTCCATGA
- the LOC106413739 gene encoding uncharacterized protein LOC106413739 isoform X1: MTSPTSSEYAEAKTGVFWDVKECPIPTGLDPDSIFRNIKSALAKNGYYGELTIMPYCDKNQFPDGPDDFESAGMKLVPEDEARRYKTMSRELCSWFCFDRGDDEFTNLMVISGDNMDFLSTLQMFKQRDPVNILLAQPENAPRWCPKCRRPLENLVAESGEWFWESLAAGGDPITKTKGQEELLGHTDCC; encoded by the exons ATGACTTCTCCGACGAGCAGCGAATATGCTG AAGCTAAGACAGGCGTGTTCTGGGACGTGAAGGAATGTCCAATCCCTACTGGTCTCGATCCTGATTCGATCTTTCGAAACATCAAGTCAGCACTTGCGAAAAACGGCTATTATGGGGAGCTAACAATAATGCCTTACTGTGACAAGAACCAGTTCCCAGACGGACCAGATGACTTTGAATCTGCCGGAATGAAGCTCGTACCCGAAG ATGAAGCACGGAGATATAAAACGATGTCGCGTGAACTTTGTTCCTGGTTTTGTTTCGACCGTGGAGACGACGAATTCACAAACTTGATGGTCATCTCTGGAGACAACATGGATTTTCTTTCAACTCTCCAGATGTTTAAACAGAGAGATCCCGTCAACATTCTCTTAGCTCAGCCTGAGAACGCACCAAGATGGTGTCCCAAGTGCAGAAGGCCTTTGGAAAACCTCGTCGCTGAAAGTGGTGAATGGTTTTGGGAAAGTTTAGCTGCTGGAGGAGACCCTATCACCAAAACCAAAGGACAAGAAGAGCTTCTTGGTCACACGGATTGTTGTTGA
- the LOC106413739 gene encoding uncharacterized protein LOC106413739 isoform X2, with product MTSPTSSEYAEAKIDVFWDVKECPIPAGLDPGSIFRNIKSALAKQGYLGELTIRPYCDKDQFPDGPDDFESAGMKLVPPDEARRYITMSCELCSWLCREHDEFKNLMIISGDNMDFRPTLQMLKQRRPVNILLASP from the exons ATGACTTCTCCGACGAGCAGCGAATATGCTG AGGCTAAGATCGATGTGTTCTGGGACGTGAAGGAATGTCCAATCCCTGCTGGTCTCGACCCTGGTTCGATCTTTCGGAACATCAAGTCAGCACTTGCGAAACAGGGCTATCTCGGTGAGCTAACAATCAGGCCTTACTGCGACAAGGACCAGTTCCCAGACGGACCAGATGACTTTGAGTCTGCCGGAATGAAGCTCGTACCACCAG ATGAAGCACGGAGATATATAACGATGTCGTGTGAACTTTGTTCCTGGCTTTGTCGTGAACATGATGAATTCAAAAACTTGATGATCATCTCTGGAGACAACATGGATTTTCGTCCAACCCTCCAGATGTTGAAACAGAGACGTCCCGTCAACATTCTCTTGGCTTCACCCTGA
- the LOC106414027 gene encoding uncharacterized protein LOC106414027 yields METVPSVTNTTYAEATKTGVFWDVEECPIPEDLDPELVYQNIRSALANKGYHGEVKIMAFGDRNQIPGYYQIRRNRNLSPRR; encoded by the exons ATGGAAACAGTGCCTTCCGTGACCAACACCACATACGCTG AGGCTACTAAGACAGGAGTCTTCTGGGACGTGGAGGAGTGTCCGATCCCGGAAGATCTCGACCCTGAATTGGTTTACCAGAACATCAGATCAGCACTAGCTAATAAAGGTTACCATGGCGAGGTGAAAATCATGGCGTTTGGTGACAGGAATCAGATCCCAGGTTACTACCAAATCCGCAGGAATCGAAATCTATCCCCTCG GAGATAA
- the LOC106414704 gene encoding protein ARABIDILLO 2-like, producing MNPRVRQRVDEDGSDMNRKVRQRVDEDGKDNVGAASYLLTGDEDAAPKVQESSKDWSSLTYDLMLHVFTLLDNRDRASLASTCTTLRSLGASPHLWSSLDLRAHRFDDSAAASLADRCADLEKVRFDDLDSAAALVNLKAKKLREITGESCENLTDATLAMIIARHEALESLDLGRGFGERITSQAIKIIAICCPKLKKLRISRMIDVSAEAILSLAEHCPLLSDVGFLDCLNINEEALGKVVSLRYLSVTRTINMNWRAAEESWGKLPNLTGLDVSRTGVNHETVSRLLTTSKSLKVVCALNCPVLEHDADFNPGRFEGKLLIAKFNNTLHGIAPLFFEDNSSSEMMPEDDTRRWLEGNLSRTLLSLTESNLLGLNGFWQKDGAKLFLRLMQSSQEEVQERATRGLASFIHLSDDSDSIYRERADSVVRDGGIPILFKLTESWKESFQAEAAKAIANLSLNADAAKAVAEAGGVSVLLGLAKSRNRLVAQEAAGAIWNLSLGDAYKAISRDGGVNVLMDLLSRWSYDYGELMERAAGALANLAGDENCSIDIAKAGGANALVMLARNCEYAGAREHAARGLANLAAHDDSNNNNAAIGEVPRALETIIQLTRSRHGGVRQEAAGALWNLAYDENNRKLIAELGGVEASVALANYCMDNTSSDLQKSAAGALWNLSNSEEHSIVIGREGGIPPLVALARSEYEDVHEVAAGALWNLSFTHVNALLIVEEEGVLALGRMCTSSPSKMARFLAALTLAYIFDGRLDGSVRASPKHLANVRRSGLKYIESYIDTFMDPQTLATAASSYTSSMLAKVLKRVRIPEADILKCSGKEIERFVTMLRNPSPVLKKLAAFALLQFTVPEASHAKHHVSLMHDAGDPKHLRIGAAATNMPHEAKIFAKIVLRNLEHHQPECSKGKTASTSK from the exons ATGAATCCTAGGGTGCGTCAGAGAGTTGATGAAGATGGTTCGGATATGAATCGTAAGGTGCGTCAGAGAGTTGATGAAGATGGTAAGGATAACGTTGGTGCAGCAAGCTATCTTCTGACTGGTGATGAGGATGCAGCACCAAAGGTTCAAGAGTCGTCTAAGGATTGGTCTAGTCTGACTTACGACCTGATGCTTCACGTGTTCACTCTACTGGACAACCGCGACCGAGCTAGCTTAGCATCCACCTGTACGACATTGAGAAGCCTCGGTGCTTCTCCTCACCTCTGGAGTTCTTTGGATCTCCGCGCTCACAGGTTTGATGATTCAGCAGCAGCTTCTCTCGCAGATAGATGTGCTGATCTTGAGAAGGTTAGGTTTGATGACCTTGACTCCGCTGCCGCCTTGGTTAATCTCAAAGCAAAGAAGCTGCGTGAGATAACCGGCGAATCTTGTGAGAACCTAACAGATGCTACGTTGGCTATGATCATTGCACGCCATGAAGCTCTTGAGAGCCTCGACCTAGGACGAGGCTTCGGCGAGAGGATCACTAGCCAGGCTATAAAGATAATAGCCATTTGCTGTCCCAAACTTAAGAAACTCCGTATCTCTAGAATGATAGACGTTAGCGCCGAGGCGATTCTATCTCTGGCCGAGCACTGCCCCCTGCTAAGCGATGTTGGGTTCTTGGATTGTCTGAACATCAACGAAGAAGCTCTGGGGAAAGTGGTTTCTCTTCGCTACCTCTCCGTCACCCGGACGATAAACATGAACTGGAGAGCTGCAGAAGAGAGTTGGGGGAAGCTTCCGAACTTAACCGGTTTGGATGTCTCGAGAACCGGCGTTAACCACGAGACGGTTTCGAGGCTGTTGACAACGTCCAAGAGTTTGAAAGTTGTGTGTGCTTTAAACTGCCCCGTGCTCGAACACGATGCAGATTTCAACCCTGGTAGATTCGAAGGAAAGCTCTTGATTGCTAAGTTTAATAATACTTTACATGGGATTGCTCCTCTATTTTTCGAAGATAACTCATCATCAGAGATGATGCCAGAGGATGATACAAGGCGTTGGCTCGAGGGGAACCTTTCTCGCACGCTTCTATCTTTGACAGAAAGCAACTTACTAGGACTGAACGGTTTCTGGCAGAAGGATGGAGCTAAGTTGTTTCTTAGGCTAATGCAAAGCTCGCAAGAGGAAGTCCAAGAGAGAGCAACCCGAGGACTTGCATCTTTCATCCATTTGAGTGATGACAGTGATAGTATATACCGCGAAAGAGCCGATTCAGTTGTGCGTGATGGAGGCATCCCGATTCTGTTTAAACTTACTGAATCTTGGAAAGAAAGTTTCCAGGCGGAAGCTGCCAAGGCTATTGCGAACTTGTCTTTGAATGCTGATGCTGCAAAGGCTGTTGCTGAAGCAGGAGGGGTCAGTGTTCTTCTCGGTTTAGCCAAGTCTAGGAATAGACTTGTGGCTCAAGAAGCTGCTGGTGCAATATGGAATCTCTCTCTTGGAGATGCATATAAG GCCATTTCACGAGATGGAGGAGTGAATGTGTTGATGGATCTTCTCTCTAGATGGTCATATGACTATGGTGAACTTATG GAGCGTGCTGCTGGTGCATTAGCTAATTTAGCAGGAGACGAAAACTGCAGCATTGATATTGCAAAAGCAGGAGGTGCGAATGCCTTGGTGATGCTGGCTCGAAACTGCGAGTATGCAGGAGCACGAGAACAT GCGGCTCGTGGTTTAGCTAATCTGGCTGCTCATGATGATAGCAACAATAACAATGCTGCTATTGGAGAAGTGCCTCGTGCCTTGGAAACTATTATTCAGCTGACGAGGTCCCGTCATGGTGGTGTTAGACAAGAAGCTGCTGGTGCTCTTTGGAATTTGGCATACGatgaaaataatagaaaattgaTTGCTGAACTGGGTGGTGTTGAAGCCTCg gtgGCACTTGCCAACTACTGTATGGATAATACATCAAGTGATCTGCAAAAGAGTGCAGCTGGTGCTCTTTGGAATCTATCAAACTCAGAAGAGCACAG CATTGTAATTGGACGTGAAGGTGGTATACCTCCTCTAGTTGCTCTTGCACGATCTGAATATGAG GATGTGCATGAAGTTGCTGCAGGAGCTCTATGGAATCTTTCTTTTACTCATGTCAATGCTCTCCTCATTGTGGAGGAAGAAGGAGTTCTAGCGCTTGGTCGCATGTGTACTTCTTCTCCTTCCAAAATGGCTCGCTTCCTGGCAGCATTAACATTAGCATACATCTTTGATGGAAG GTTGGATGGAAGTGTAAGGGCTTCTCCTAAACACTTGGCTAATGTTAGAAGAAGCGGGCTTAAATACATTGAAAGTTACATTGACACTTTCATGGATCCACAAACCCTTGCAACTGCTGCTTCATCTTATACTTCATCTATGTTAGCAAAAGTATTGAAGAGAGTTCGTATCCCAGAAGCTGACATCTTGAAATGTAGTGGTAAAGAAATTGAAAGGTTTGTTACTATGCTGCGTAACCCTTCTCCTGTACTCAAAAAACTTGCAGCCTTTGCGCTTCTCCAG TTCACAGTACCGGAAGCTAGTCATGCCAAGCATCATGTAAGCTTGATGCATGACGCTGGAGATCCTAAACATTTGCGTATTGGTGCTGCAGCTACAAATATGCCTCATGAAGCTAAGATTTTTGCGAAAATTGTGCTTCGCAACCTTGAGCATCACCAGCCAGAATGTTCAAAAGGAAAGACAGCATCAACTTCTAAATAG
- the LOC106413772 gene encoding probable U3 small nucleolar RNA-associated protein 11 isoform X1, which translates to MSSLRNAVPRPAHKERSQPQARKRFGLLEKHKDYVIRAKAYHQKEDIKKKLKQKAAFKNPDEFYFKMINSKTVDGVHRPKEEINKYSAEELMIMKTQDIGYVFQKWQSEKNKIDKLTASLQCTEEQPSRRHVYFAEDREEARELELQAKNKTDISAMHIPKDIKKKMDRSYRDLEARKSRAKDLEKLYMDMSMQKELQKKGRKRKLREDEILNPNGKPVYKWKADRKR; encoded by the exons ATGTCGTCGCTACGTAACGCTGTTCCAAGGCCTGCTCATAAAGAGCGATCTCAGCC GCAAGCGAGGAAGAGGTTTGGCCTCCTCGAGAAGCATAAGGACTATGTCATCCGAGCTAAAGCTTACCACCAAAAGGAAGATATCAAAAAG AAACTTAAGCAGAAGGCAGCTTTCAAGAATCCTGATGAATTTTACTTTAAGATGATCAATAGTAAAACAGTTGATGGAGTTCATAGACCAAA GGAAGAGATAAATAAGTACAGTGCAGAAGAGCTTATGATAATGAAGACTCAAGACATAGGATATGTGTTCCAAAAATGGCAGAGTGAGAAAAAC AAAATTGACAAGCTTACTGCATCACTGCAATGTACCGAGGAGCAGCCTAGCCGTAGACATGTCTACTTTGCAGAAGACAG AGAGGAGGCTAGAGAACTTGAGTTACAAGCTAAAAACAAAACTGATATCTCCGCCATGCACATTCCTAAAGATATTAAAAA GAAGATGGATAGATCATATAGAGATCTTGAGGCAAGGAAGAGCAGGGCAAAAGATTTGGAGAAGTTATATATGGATATGTCAATGCAGAAGGAATTACAG AAAAAGGGTCGCAAACGTAAGCTACGTGAAGACGAGATACTCAACCCAAATGGTAAACCAGTATACAAATGGAAGGCAGATCGAAAACGCTGA
- the LOC106413772 gene encoding probable U3 small nucleolar RNA-associated protein 11 isoform X2, giving the protein MSSLRNAVPRPAHKERSQPQARKRFGLLEKHKDYVIRAKAYHQKEDIKKKLKQKAAFKNPDEFYFKMINSKTVDGVHRPKEEINKYSAEELMIMKTQDIGYVFQKWQSEKNKIDKLTASLQCTEEQPSRRHVYFAEDRKMDRSYRDLEARKSRAKDLEKLYMDMSMQKELQKKGRKRKLREDEILNPNGKPVYKWKADRKR; this is encoded by the exons ATGTCGTCGCTACGTAACGCTGTTCCAAGGCCTGCTCATAAAGAGCGATCTCAGCC GCAAGCGAGGAAGAGGTTTGGCCTCCTCGAGAAGCATAAGGACTATGTCATCCGAGCTAAAGCTTACCACCAAAAGGAAGATATCAAAAAG AAACTTAAGCAGAAGGCAGCTTTCAAGAATCCTGATGAATTTTACTTTAAGATGATCAATAGTAAAACAGTTGATGGAGTTCATAGACCAAA GGAAGAGATAAATAAGTACAGTGCAGAAGAGCTTATGATAATGAAGACTCAAGACATAGGATATGTGTTCCAAAAATGGCAGAGTGAGAAAAAC AAAATTGACAAGCTTACTGCATCACTGCAATGTACCGAGGAGCAGCCTAGCCGTAGACATGTCTACTTTGCAGAAGACAG GAAGATGGATAGATCATATAGAGATCTTGAGGCAAGGAAGAGCAGGGCAAAAGATTTGGAGAAGTTATATATGGATATGTCAATGCAGAAGGAATTACAG AAAAAGGGTCGCAAACGTAAGCTACGTGAAGACGAGATACTCAACCCAAATGGTAAACCAGTATACAAATGGAAGGCAGATCGAAAACGCTGA
- the LOC106412055 gene encoding homeobox-leucine zipper protein HAT3, protein MGERDDGLGLSLSLSLGLNQKESSPRLNPMPMASYSSSSHMHMQSHYNHPQKIQNSWIQMFQSSERNSDVGSFLRGLDVNRAPSRVVVDVEEDAGVSSPNSTVSSVMSGKRNERELVAAAGTGGGRTIEDNEAERGSSSLGGGSDDEDGGGNGDDGSRKKLRLSKEQALVLEETFKEHSTLNPKQKMALAKQLNLRTRQVEVWFQNRRARTKLKQTEVDCEYLKRCCENLTEENRRLQKEVSELRALKLSPQLYMHMKPPTTLTMCPSCERVAVASSSVAPAPVMSSSSPMGPMSPWAAIPLRQRPAAGSR, encoded by the exons ATGGGTGAGAGGGATGATGGACTGGGGCTAAGCTTGAGCTTGAGTTTAGGTTTAAATCAAAAGGAGTCTTCTCCGAGGTTGAATCCAATGCCTATGGCTTCTTATTCGTCTTCATCACACATGCATATGCAGAGCCATTATAACCATCCTCAAAAGATTCAGAACAGTTGGATTCAAATGTTTCAATCTTCAG AGAGGAACTCCGACGTGGGATCGTTCCTACGGGGGCTCGACGTGAACAGAGCTCCGTCGAGGGTGGTGGTTGACGTGGAGGAAGATGCGGGAGTTTCGTCTCCTAATAGCACCGTCTCAAGCGTGATGAGCGGGAAGAGAAACGAAAGAGAGCTCGTGGCTGCGGCGGGAACTGGAGGAGGAAGAACAATAGAGGATAACGAGGCGGAGAGAGGATCTAGCTCTCTCGGCGGTGGCAGCGACGATGAAGATGGTGGTGGTAACGGGGACGACGGGTCGAGGAAGAAGCTCCGGTTGTCTAAAGAACAAGCTTTGGTCCTCGAGGAGACTTTTAAAGAACATAGCACTCTCAACCCG AAACAAAAGATGGCTCTGGCTAAGCAGTTGAATCTAAGGACTAGGCAAGTGGAAGTGTGGTTCCAAAACCGAAGGGCAAG GACAAAGCTGAAGCAAACGGAAGTTGATTGTGAGTATCTAAAAAGATGTTGCGAGAATCTAACGGAGGAGAATAGAAGATTACAGAAGGAAGTGAGTGAGCTTAGGGCTTTAAAGCTGTCTCCACAGTTGTACATGCACATGAAACCTCCCACTACGCTCACCATGTGTCCTTCCTGTGAGCGAGTCGCTGTTGCTTCATCGTCGGTTGCTCCTGCTCCTGTGATGTCTTCATCGTCTCCAATGGGACCAATGAGCCCGTGGGCTGCTATTCCTCTCCGGCAACGTCCTGCTGCTGGTTCTCGTTga